One window from the genome of Saccopteryx leptura isolate mSacLep1 chromosome 8, mSacLep1_pri_phased_curated, whole genome shotgun sequence encodes:
- the OSTN gene encoding osteocrin: protein MFHKMLDWRLASAHFILAVTLLLWSSGKVLSVDVSTEAFGAGIRDVQSPPTAREEKSAADLAAKLMLLDELVSLENDVIETKKKRSFPGFGSPLDRLSAGSVDHKGKQRKAVDHPKRRFGIPMDRIGGNRLSNSRG from the exons ATGCTGGACTGGAGATTGGCAAGTGCACACTTTATCCTGGCTGTGACTTTGCTGCTGTGGAGCTCAGGAAAAGTGCTTTCAGTGGATGTATCAACAGAG GCTTTTGGTGCTGGAATCAGAGATGTGCAGTCACCACCTACAGCCAGGGAAGAGAAATCAGCAGCCGATCTTGCAGCAAAACTTATGCTTCTTGATGAACTTGTGTCTCTGGAGAATGATGTGattgaaacaaagaagaaaaggagctTCCCTGGTTTTGGGTCTCCACTGGACAGACTCTCAGCTGGCTCTGTGGATCACAAAGGCAAACAGAG GAAAGCAGTAGATCATCCAAAAAGGCGATTTGGTATCCCCATGGATCGGATTGGTGGAAACCGGCTTTCAAATTCAAGAGGCTAA